From Streptomyces sp. SAI-135:
CGGCCGGCCCGCCTGCGTCGAGGGGCCGCCCGTCGCCCTCCGATGACGGCCGTCGCGATGCGCCCTCCGCGGCCGGCCGCGCCTGCTGGCGTTCTGCGGGCGAGGAACCCCGGGCCCGCTGGCCGGCTGCGTTTCCTGCGGTTCTGTAGGCGAGGGACTTGCGGGCCCGCTGGCCGACCGCGCCTGCTGGCGTTCTGTGGGCAAGGGACCTGCCCGTCCGCTGCGACCGCGACTGCTGGGGATCTGCGGGCGAGGAACTCCCGGGCCCGCTGGCCGGCCGCACCCGCCGGGGCCCCGGCCCCGCTCACGACGCGGTGCCCGTCCGTCCCGGCGCCCGCGACGACTGGCCGTGGGCCGTGGCGCCCCACGTGACGGGAGGGCCGAACGTCCTGGTCGGCGGGGACCACCGGGGCCGCCGAGGTGCCCTGTCCGGCACTCCTGCGCCTGACCTGGGCGCGGCGAGGATCGGCAGTGAACGGAAGATCCGACGAGAGGACCTGTGATGACCGCGACGGTGACAGTCGGCCCCCTGACCGCCGACGCCTGGCGGCACTTCGCCGGAGGCGGATGGCGTGAGCGCGTCGACGTGCGCGACTTCGTCCAGGCCAACTACACCCCGTACGAGGGCGACGCGTCCTTCCTCGCCGGGCCGACGGACCGCACCCGAGCGGTGTGGGAGAAGGTCAGTGCGCTGTTCCCGGAGGAGCGCCGCCGCGGTGTCCTCGACGTGGACGCCGCCACCCCTTCCACGATCACCTCGCACGCCCCGGGCTACATCGACCGGGACCGCGAACTGATCGTCGGACTCCAGACCGACGCCCCGCTCAAGCGCGCGATCATGCCCAATGGCGGCATCCGCATGGTGGAGAACAGCCTGAAGGCCTACGGCTACGAGCCCGACCCCTTCGTCACCAAGGTCTTCGGCACCTACCGCAAGACCCACAACGACGGCGTCTTCGACGCCTACACCCCCGCCATGCGCACCGCCCGCAAGGTCGGCATCATCACCGGTCTGCCCGACGCCTACGGCCGCGGCCGGATCATCGGCGACTACCGGCGCGTGGCGCTGTACGGCACCGACCGGCTGATCGAGGCGAAGAAGGCCGAGCGCGCCGCGCTGGACGCCCGGCCCTCCACCCCCGACGTCATCCGTGACCGGGAGGAACTCGCCGAGCAAGTAAGGGCGTTGGGTGAGCTGACCCGGATGGCGGCCGCCTACGGCTGTGACGTCTCCCGCCCCGCCGCGACCGCCCACGAGGCCGTGCAGTGGCTCTACCTCGGCTACCTCGCCGCGGTGAAGGAGCAGAACGGCGCCGCGATGTCGCTGGGCCGCACCTCCACCTTCCTCGACGTCTACCTCCAGCGGGACCTGGACGAGGGTGTCCTCGACGAGACCAGCGCCCAGGAGCTGATCGACGACTTCGTGATCAAGCTGCGGATCGTGCGGTTCCTGCGCACCCCCGAGTACGACGCCCTGTTCTCCGGCGACCCGACCTGGGTGACGGAGTCCATCGGCGGCATGGGTCTGGACGGCCGCCCGCTGGTCACCCGCACCTCCTTCCGGTTCCTGCAGACCCTGTACAACCTCGGGCCCGCCCCCGAGCCCAACCTGACCGTGCTGTGGTCGCCGCGGCTGCCCGAGGGGTTCAAGCGGTTCTGCGCCCAGGTCTCGATCGACACCAGCGCCGTCCAGTACGAGTCCGACGACCTGATGCGCCCGCGCACCGGCGACGACACCGCGATCGCCTGCTGTGTGTCGGCGATGGCGGTGGGCCGGCAGATGCAGTTCTTCGGGGCGCGCGTCAACCTCGCCAAGGCACTGCTGTACGCCGTCAACGGCGGCCGGGACGAGATGACCGGCGACCAGGTCACCCCCGAGATGCCGCCGCTGACCGGCGAATACCTCGACTACGAGGAGCTGGCGGCCGCGTACGACCGCGTACTGGAGTGGCTGGCACAGACCTACGTCGACGCGCTGAACGTCATCCACTACATGCACGACAAGTACGCCTACGAACGCGTCGAGATGGCCTTGCACGACTACCCGGTGCACCGCTTCATGGCGTGCGGCATCGCAGGTCTCTCGGTGGCCGTGGACAGTCTGTCCGCCGTCAAGCACGCACGCGTGAAGGTGTTCCGGGACGCGACGGGGCTGGCCGTCGACTTCGAGACCGAGGGAGAGTTCCCGGCGTACGGCAACAACGACGACCGCGCCGACACGCTCGCCGTCGACCTGGTGGAGTCGTTCATGGCGAAGGTGCGCAAGCACCCCACCTACCGGGACGCCGAGCACACCCAGTCGGTGCTGACCATCACCTCCAACGTCGTCTACGGCAAGCACACCGGCAACACCCCCGACGGCCGCCGCGCCGGACAGCCCTTCGCCCCCGGCGCCAACCCGATGAACGGCCGCGACCGGCACGGGGTCGTCGCCTCCGCGCT
This genomic window contains:
- the pflB gene encoding formate C-acetyltransferase gives rise to the protein MTATVTVGPLTADAWRHFAGGGWRERVDVRDFVQANYTPYEGDASFLAGPTDRTRAVWEKVSALFPEERRRGVLDVDAATPSTITSHAPGYIDRDRELIVGLQTDAPLKRAIMPNGGIRMVENSLKAYGYEPDPFVTKVFGTYRKTHNDGVFDAYTPAMRTARKVGIITGLPDAYGRGRIIGDYRRVALYGTDRLIEAKKAERAALDARPSTPDVIRDREELAEQVRALGELTRMAAAYGCDVSRPAATAHEAVQWLYLGYLAAVKEQNGAAMSLGRTSTFLDVYLQRDLDEGVLDETSAQELIDDFVIKLRIVRFLRTPEYDALFSGDPTWVTESIGGMGLDGRPLVTRTSFRFLQTLYNLGPAPEPNLTVLWSPRLPEGFKRFCAQVSIDTSAVQYESDDLMRPRTGDDTAIACCVSAMAVGRQMQFFGARVNLAKALLYAVNGGRDEMTGDQVTPEMPPLTGEYLDYEELAAAYDRVLEWLAQTYVDALNVIHYMHDKYAYERVEMALHDYPVHRFMACGIAGLSVAVDSLSAVKHARVKVFRDATGLAVDFETEGEFPAYGNNDDRADTLAVDLVESFMAKVRKHPTYRDAEHTQSVLTITSNVVYGKHTGNTPDGRRAGQPFAPGANPMNGRDRHGVVASALSVAKLPYEAARDGISLTTTITPEGLGHVPEERAGHLVGILDGYTAAGGFHMNVNVLDRATLEDAMEHPEKYPELTIRVSGYAVNFVRLTREQQLDVISRTFHGAL